The segment ACGCCGGGGTGGCGGCGGCGGGCCTCATGGACGATGCGGTGCCGGGCGGTCAGCCGCGCCGGATCGTCGGACTCCCCCAGCAGCTCGGGGAGGCGGTCCAGCAGCCAGTCGGCGCCCGGTCCCCAGGCCTCGGCCTCGACCTGGCCGGCGGCCGGACGGGCCGCGATACGGAGCGTGCCGGGCCCGCCGGGCGTACGGCAGGCGCGCCACAGCTCACCGTCGCGCACCCCGAACGCGGGGTCGCCGGGGCCGCGCTGGAGCACACCGAGCGTGCGGTGCAGGTCGAGCGGGCCGGGCGGGTCCCAGGAGCGGGCGGGCATGCGGCCAGGTTAGGCGATGGGGGTGACAGCGGGGGCGGGCCGTGGGGGCGGGCCGTAGGGGGCGGGCGAACACATCCCGGAGGCCGCCTGCTTGGCCGTCCGGCCCGGCACCGCGCCTACTGGTCCGACGAGAAGCGCACCGCGCCGGCGGGGATGTCGGCGTCGCACCAGATGCGGATGCCGTCGCGCAGTTCGTTGTCGGGGCCGATCCGGGCGCCGTCGCCGATGACCGCGCCGTCCAGGACCGTACGGGCCCCGATGTGTGCGCCGGCGCCGATCAGCGAGTCACGGATGCGGGCGCCCGGTGCGATGACCGCGCCGTCGAGGACGGCGCTGCCGTCGATCTCGGCGCCGGCGCCGATGACGGTGCGCGGGCCGACGACGGTGCCGCCGGTGAGCTTGGCGTCGGTGGCGACCTCGGCGGTCTCCAGGATCAGGCGGTCCCCGCAGCGGCCGGGCACCGCCGGGGACGGGGCGCGGCCGAGGACCAGGTCGGCGGAGCCGCGGACGAAGGCCTGCGGGGTGCCGAGGTCGAGCCAGTACGTGGAGTCGACCATGCCCTGGAGGTGGGCGCCGTCGGCGAGCAGCCCGGGGAAGGTCTCGCGTTCCACGGAGACCGGGCGGCCGGCCGGGATGGTGTCGATGACCGACCGGTTGAAGACGTAGGCACCGGCGTTGATCTGGTCGGTGACGATCTCCTCGGGGGTCTGCGGCTTCTCCAGGAAGGCGGTGACCCGGCCGGTGTCGTCGGTGGGCACCAGGCCGAAGGCGCGCGGGTCCTCGACCCGGGTGAGATGCAGCGAGACATCGGCGCCGGAGGTGCGGTGGGTGCCGACGAGGGCGGCGATGTCGAGGCCGGTGAGGATGTCGCCGTTGAAGATCAGCACCGGGTCGTCGGGGGCGGAGTGCAGCCGCGGGGCGACATTGCGGATGGCGCCGCCGGTGCCCAGCGGCTCCTGTTCGGTGACGTACTCCAGGTGCAGGCCGAGCGCCGAGCCGTCGCCGAAATACGGCTCGAAGACCTCGGCCAGGTAGGAGGTGGCGAGGACGATGTGCTCGACACCGGCCGCCCTGGCGCGGGCCAGTTGGTGGGTGAGGAACGGCACGCCCGCCGCCGGGACCATGGGCTTGGGCGTATGCACCGTCAGCGGGCGCAGCCGGGTGCCCTTGCCGCCGACCAGGAGGATCGCTTCAGTCACCTTGTCTTCTCTGCTTCCTGCTGGGGTCGGCCGATCGGCGGACCAGTGTAGGCAGACGGGCTCCCGGGCGGCCCCGGTGGTGGGACGCTCCCGTGCCGTTCAGGCCACGGGAGCGCGCGGGCCGGGAGGGCGGACGTGGTGGCAGCTAGGACGCGCCGGCCGCGGGAACGGTTGAGTGGTCCCCGCAGCCTGCACCGTGACAGACCCGCGCAAACCCGGAAGATGCCGAAGATGCCGAAGGCGCCGAAGAGGCCGTCGTGTCCGGGCGGGGAGCGGCTCAGCGGCCCTGAAGTCCGGCCGCGGCGAGGCGGGTGGCGGCCAGCTTGTTGTAGAGGTGGACGCCGGGGCAGTCGGTGGTGAAGCCGTCCCGGTGGCCGGAAATGACGTGCAGCGGGACCTTGGTGCCCTTGGGGAAGCGGTTGCCGCCACCGGACAGCAGCTGGGTGGTGGCGCGCGGATCGACGCTGTAGAGGCCGAGCTTCCAGGCCGTCAGACGGGCGATGGCCTCGACGGCGGGCTGCGGCGGCTCGTCGTCGGTGAAGGTGCCGAGGACGGCGATTCCGGTGCTGTCGGTGTTGAAGCCGAGGGTGTGGGCGCCCATGACGGGTTTGGCGACGCCGCCCGCGCGGCCCTCGTAGACCGTTCCGCACTTGTCGATGAGGAAGTTGTAGCCGATGTCGCGCCAGTGGTTGCTCTTGACGTGGAAGCGGTACATGGCGCGGATCAGTGAAGGGGCCTCGGCGCATTCGTAGTTGTTGCCCGAGCCGCTGTGATGGACGAAGGCGGCGCGGACGGTACGGGTGTAGGTGAAGGCCTTTTCGCGCAGCTGCTCGTCGGCGCCCCAGCCGGCCCGGGTGACGATACGGGGGCGCGGCCCGACGTAGGTGTGGGCCGGTGGCGACCCGTCCACCGCGTCGATGTCGCCCTGGGAGGTGGCCTGGTCGAGGGCCGGGATCTCGGTGGCGCCGAGCGGGGCGAGCTTGGTGTTGGCGGCGGAGGCGGCGGTGGCCTCGGGAGTGAGCGGGGCTGGGGGGTCGGCGTGTGCGCCGCGGACGGCGCGCGGGGGCCTGCCGGGGTCGACGAGTTCCAGCCGCAGCCCTCCGGGGAGGGTGGCCCGGGCGCGGTGGCGGGCCTCGGGGGTGATGCGCAGTTGGACGGCGTCGGAGTCGCCGACCCACAGCGGTGCGGTGCTGCCGCGTACCGCGCTGTCGCGCCGCTCGGCGGAGCCGAGGTCGGGGGCGTCGTCGTTGTGGACCTGGACGTCCTGCCAGCCGGACCAGTCGCCGCTGCCGGTGGCGCGGGTGCGGACCTGGACCCGGCCCCGCAGCTCGGCGGCGGCGTCGTCCCAGACGACCCCGAGGAGCGAGAACGGCCGTACGGTGCGGGCCGGCAGGCCGAGCGACTGGGGCGTGGGCGCCGGGGTGGCGTCCCGGGCGCCGGGGCTCGGGGCGGGTGCGCCGAGCGCCGCCACCGGCAGGGACTGGGTGCTGCCCGGCAGCTCACCGGAGCGGGTGGGGCGCGGCGCGGCGGGGGCGGCGCTCGCACCGGCCACCGGCACGAGGGGCAGGGCGAGGGCGGCGGTGCACACGGCTCCGAGACAGGTCGCAAGGAAGGGGCGCATGGTCAAAATCCTGGACATGTCCGGAGCGAACGCGCCAACGGTGACCTGACGGGGCATCGGCCGATCCGGTGGCGCGGGCCCGCCGGGCCCGGCCCGCCGCGAACCGCCGTCGCGCGTACCCTGGCCGCGATGAACGCCACCGATCGCACCCCCGCCGACCTGCTGAGTTCCGCGCTCGCCGCGGACCCGGCCCGCCCGCTGGTGACCTTCTACGACGACGCCACCGGCGAGCGCGTGGAACTGTCCGTCGCGACCTTCGCCAATTGGGTGGCCAAGACCGCCAACTACCTCCAGGGCGATCTGGCCGCCGAGCCAGGTGACCGGCTCGCGCTGCTGCTGCCCGCGCACTGGCAGACCGCCGTCTGGCTGCTGGCCTGTTCGTCCGTGGGCGTGGTGGCGGAGGTGGACGGCGATCCGGCCGCCGCCGATCTCGTGGTCGCCGGGCCGGACCGGCTGGAGGCGGCGCTGGCCTGTTCCGGGGAGCGGGTGGCGCTGGCGCTGCGCCCGCTGGGCGGCCGCTTCCCGCAGCCCCCGGCGGGCTTCGCGGACTACGCCGTCGAGGTGCCGGGCCAGGGTGACCGGTTCGCGCCGTTCGCGCCGGTGGACGCGGGTGCCGCTGCGCTGGCCGTCGGCGGCGAGGAGCTGACCGGGGCCGGGACCGTGGCCCGCGCGCTGGCGGACGCGGAAGCGGCCGGGCTGCCGGCGGCGCCCCGGGTGCTGTCGGGGCTGGGCTACGACACCTGGCAGGGCCTGTCGTACGGGCTGTACGCGCCGCTGGCGACCGGCGGCTCCGTGGTGCTGTGCCGCCACCTGGACCGGCTGGGCGCCGAGGCCATGGCCGACCGGGAGAACAGCGAGAAGATCACGTTCCGGGTGCCGCTGCCGCACTGAGGAAGCGGAGCTCCCCCGTCCGGCGGACCGGACGCCCTCAGGGCGGGCCGGTACGTCCGTTTCAGGCCAGGATCTTGAGTACGTACAACCATGCGCGGGTTTCGTCCGTCTCTTGTTCCGTCCGAGCCTGCGTGCGGGCGCGACGCCGACTCCGTGAGGGATGGACGCACAGGTGACCGAGACCCCCGAGCCCCCCAGGTTCGCCGGCTGGGCCGCGCGCCCGGCCGGGGGCCGGGGAGCGGACGGGCCGGGGCCGCCGCGCATCCCGCCGCACCGGTGGCACCGGCGCCGCTGGGCCGCGCTCGGGATCGCCGGTTTCGTGCTGGCCGGGGCCGGTACCGGCTGGGCCGTGTACGCCAAGCTCAACGGCAATATCCACACCGACAGCGCCACCGAGCGGGAGCTGCGGAAGTGGGAGTCCGAGCGGCCGCCGGCGGGACCGCCGAACGCCGGGAACGTGCTGCTGATCGGCTCCGACAGCCGTAGCGGCGGCAATGTCCGCTACGGCCACAGCCGCGGCCAGCGCGCGGACACCACGATGCTGCTGCACCTCGCGGCGGACCGGCAGAGCGCCACCGCGGTGAGCCTCCCGCGCGATCTGATGGTCGAGCTGCCGCACTGCAAGCGCCCGGGCGGCACGGAGACCGCACCGCTGCCGGCCCCGTTCAACGAGGCGTTCGCGGTGGGCGGCCCGGCCTGCACGATCCGTACGGTCGAGAAGCTGACCGGGATCCGGATCGACCACTACTTGATCATCGACTTCGTCGGCTTCACGAAGATGGTGGACGCGGTGGACGGCGTCGAGGTCTGCCTGCCGCATCCGGTGCACGATCCCGAGGCGCAGCTCACCCTGCCCGCGGGTCGGCAGACCCTGCACGGTGAGAATGCGCTCGGTTACGTACGGGCACGAAAGAGTCTGGGCAACGGCAGCGATACCCAGCGCATGGAGAGGCAACAGCGATTTCTTGGCGCACTCGTGAAGAAAGTGCAGAGCAATGGTGTCCTGCTCAATCCGACGCGGCTGTATCCGGTGCTGGATGCCGCGACGAGTTCACTCACCACGGACAGCGGGCTCGCTTCCCTGAGGGAGCTGTACGAATTGGTGCGCAGCACCCGCCGTATTCCTACCGACCGGGTTCAGTTCATGACCGTGCCGCGGCAGGAGTACCACCTGGACCCCAATCGCGATGAGCTGCGGCAGCCGGACGCCGGGCGGCTCTTCGCGCGGCTGCACAGGGATCTTCCGGTGACCGTGACGCCCCCGCAGAACGCCGCGGAGGAACCGGTCCGCACCGGAAACGGATCTTCGGACGGCCGGCCGGACACCCCGTCCGCACCCGCGCCGAGTTCGGGTCCGGCGTTTCCCGGGACGACGGCGGAACACGGGGTCTGTGAATAAAGAGGCCGCAAAACAAGCCGACGACTCGAATGGATTGGGCGGATTGCCCAGTTGTAGGTAAGTGGAATTTGTCACGAGCGTCGCGGGGCGCTGAACTGGGCGGATAGTGTGAGCGATCCGGTCGCTCGACCAAGCCGACCGATGAACCAGCAATCTCGATCGACCTACCGAGCGCCTTGAGGGGATGGCGCCGCGTGGCACCGACGGAGGACTCAAGGCACCGTGGACGCGCAAGGCCGTGGGCGAGCGGGCGACAACAACGTCGATCCCGCCGATCAGTGGGTGTTCGATCCGGACACCGGCAACTACGAACTGCGGCTTGACCCTGGTCAAGCCGCCGCTCGGTCCTCCGACCGCACTGCGGCCGGCAGACGCGCCCGTAAGCGGGACGCCGAGGTCGGCGACACCGACACCCGACCGCTGCCGACCCAGCGCGGCCGGCGGGACGAGAGCGACGCGGACGGGGACGGTGAGCGTCCGGCCGGCGGCCGGGCGGCGCGCCGTGCTGCCGCCGCCCGCACGGCGACGGCGGCGGAGGCGGGCCCGGCTGGCCGCCGCAAGCGCAAGCCGAAGAAGTCGGGGAAGAAGCGGGCGCTGCACTGGACCGCCGGTGTGGTGGGCTTCGTGCTTGTCGCCGGCTGCGGCGCCGCGTACTACATCTACCAAGAGCTGGACGGCAACATCTCCAAGGTCGATGTCGGCGTGGAGAACGACGCGGTGTCCGAAGGCCCGGTGAACCTCCTGATCATCGGCACCGACTCCCGCTCCGGAAAGGGCAACGGGGGCTACGGCGACGCCGGCAGTGTCGGGCACGCGGACACCACGATCCTGATGCACATCTCCAAGGACCGGACGAACGCCACCGCGCTGAGCATCCCGCGCGACATGATCACCGACATCCCCAACTGCCCCACGAAGCAGAAGGACGGCTCGAAGAAGACCATCCCGGCCGAGAGCCAGGTGCGCTTCAACACCAGCCTGGGCCAGGAGGGCCGGGACCCCGGCTGCACCTGGCGCACCGTCGAGAAGATGACCGGGCTGAAGATCAACCACTTCATGATGGCCGACTTCAACGCCGTCAAGGAGCTGTCCACCGCGGTGGACGGCGTCGAGGTGTGCGCGGCCAAGGACCTCAACGACCCCAAGTCGCACCTGAAGTTGAAGGCCGGCCGGCACACCGTCAAGGGTGAGCAGGCGCTGGCGTTCGTCCGTACCCGGCACGCCATCGGATTCGGCAGCGACCTGGACCGGATCAAGATGCAGCAGCAATTCCTCAGCTCGCTGATCCGCAAGCTGAAGTCCAGCGCGTTCAGCAGCCCGGGCAAGCTCTACGACGTCAGCCAGGCGGCGACCAAGGCGCTCACCGTCGACACCGGTATCGGCACGGCGGGCAAGCTGCTGGACTTCGGCAACGACCTCAAGAAGGTCGACATCGACAAGATCACCTTCGCCACGGTGCCGGTGCTGGACAACCCCAAGGACCCGGCCACCGTCATTCTCAACAAGACCGCGGCGGACCCGCTGTTCGCGATGGTGCGGGCGGACCACACCCTGGCCAAGGGCAAGAAGGGCAAGGGCAAGAAGTCCGCCCCGGTCAAGAAGGCCCCGCCCGAGGCGGTACGCGTCGATGTCACCAACGGCGGCGGACCGATCGGCTCGGCCCAGGAGACCGTGGACTGGCTCCAGAACACCAAGGCCGCCAAGCTCTCCACCAACGCCGGCAACGCGCCGGCGAAGCTGGCCGCCACCCGCCTCGAATACGCTCCCAACCAGGCCGACCAGGCCGCCACTCTGGCCGACTGGATGGGGCTGCCCAAGAGCGCGCTGAAGAAGTCCGGGCAGAACGCCGGTGACCGCCAGCCGATGAAGCTGGTCCTCGGCAAGGACTTCAAGGCACCGGGTTCACCGATCGAGGCGCCGACCGAAACCCCGGACGGGGTACAGAACGTCAATGCAGATGACAAGAACGTCTGCGCAAAGTGATCTGAGCAGGATCCGGCCGCCCCGCCGAGGCGCCGAGCGCACGACTGACAACGGGGAGAGGGCCGAATGGGGCAGAGCAGTGTGCGCGGGGACCGGTCGCGTCGGAGACGCAGGCCGGAAGCAGCGGAGACCGGCCGGGACGACGGCGTCCACGAGGACCAGGGGCTGCCCCCGGACGCACCCGGCTGGACGCCGCCCGAAGGCAGTGCCGTGGCCGCCGCGGACGGGGACGGAGAGGTGCCCGCCGACGGCGGCGGGCACCGCCGAGGGGGGCAGCCGCGCCGCAGGGGCCGCAAGGTGCTGCGGTGGACCGCCCTCACCCTCGCCGTCCTGATAGTGGGCGGCGCGGGTGCCGGCTACTGGTACTACGAGCACCTCAACGCCAACCTCCGCAAGGCGCCGCGGTCCCTGGGCGGCGGCGGCCTGAAGAAGCCGGACCCCAACGCCTTCGGGCAGAGCCCGCTGAACATCCTGCTGCTGGGCTCCGACGGCCGGAACAACGCCAAGAACATCGAGCTCGGCGGCGCCCGTCAGGACGCCGACCGCAAGCCGCTCGCCGATGTGCAGATGCTGCTGCATGTCTCGGCGGACCGCAGCAACATGTCGGTGATCTCCATCCCGCGGGACACCCGGGTGACGATCCCCCGGTGCACCGACCCGAAGACCCATGAGGTCTTTCCGCAGACCTCCGCGGCCATCAACCAGTCGCTCCAGCACGGCGGTCCGGGCTGCACCCTCGCCACCTGGCAGGAGCTGACCGGCATCTACATCGACCACTTCATGATGGTCGACTTCGGCGGCGTGGTGGAGATGGCGGACGCCATCGGCGGCGTCCCGGTCTGCGTCGACGGGAACGTCTACTCGCACGACAGCAAGGGCCACGGCAGCGGGCTGAAGCTCACCAAGGGCACCCACTCCGTCAAGGGCGTCCAGGCTCTCCAGTGGCTGCGCACCCGTTACGGCTTCGAGGACAACACCGACATCGGCCGGGCCAAGGCCCAGCACATGTACATGAACTCGATGGTCCGTCAGCTGAAGAAGGACGCCAAGCTCACCAACCCCGGGGAGCTGCGCGATCTGGCGGAGGCGGCGACCAACGCGCTGACCGTCGACGACGGGCTCGACACCGTCAAGAAGCTCTACGACCTCGGCGGCGATCTCAGCCGGGTGCCGACCAAGCGCATCACGATGGTCACCATGCCCTGGCAGTACGGCCCCGGCGAGTCGTATGTCATGCCCAAGCCCGGCGACGCGGAGGCGACCTTCGGGCTGCTGCGCAACGACACCGCGCTGGACGGCAAGGACAAGAAGAAGAAGGCCGCCCCGGCCCCCAAGCCGTCAACTCCCAAGGACCAGCTGAAGGTTGTCGTGCAGA is part of the Streptomyces platensis genome and harbors:
- a CDS encoding TIGR03089 family protein, encoding MNATDRTPADLLSSALAADPARPLVTFYDDATGERVELSVATFANWVAKTANYLQGDLAAEPGDRLALLLPAHWQTAVWLLACSSVGVVAEVDGDPAAADLVVAGPDRLEAALACSGERVALALRPLGGRFPQPPAGFADYAVEVPGQGDRFAPFAPVDAGAAALAVGGEELTGAGTVARALADAEAAGLPAAPRVLSGLGYDTWQGLSYGLYAPLATGGSVVLCRHLDRLGAEAMADRENSEKITFRVPLPH
- a CDS encoding peptidoglycan recognition protein family protein, whose product is MSRILTMRPFLATCLGAVCTAALALPLVPVAGASAAPAAPRPTRSGELPGSTQSLPVAALGAPAPSPGARDATPAPTPQSLGLPARTVRPFSLLGVVWDDAAAELRGRVQVRTRATGSGDWSGWQDVQVHNDDAPDLGSAERRDSAVRGSTAPLWVGDSDAVQLRITPEARHRARATLPGGLRLELVDPGRPPRAVRGAHADPPAPLTPEATAASAANTKLAPLGATEIPALDQATSQGDIDAVDGSPPAHTYVGPRPRIVTRAGWGADEQLREKAFTYTRTVRAAFVHHSGSGNNYECAEAPSLIRAMYRFHVKSNHWRDIGYNFLIDKCGTVYEGRAGGVAKPVMGAHTLGFNTDSTGIAVLGTFTDDEPPQPAVEAIARLTAWKLGLYSVDPRATTQLLSGGGNRFPKGTKVPLHVISGHRDGFTTDCPGVHLYNKLAATRLAAAGLQGR
- a CDS encoding LCP family protein; its protein translation is MGQSSVRGDRSRRRRRPEAAETGRDDGVHEDQGLPPDAPGWTPPEGSAVAAADGDGEVPADGGGHRRGGQPRRRGRKVLRWTALTLAVLIVGGAGAGYWYYEHLNANLRKAPRSLGGGGLKKPDPNAFGQSPLNILLLGSDGRNNAKNIELGGARQDADRKPLADVQMLLHVSADRSNMSVISIPRDTRVTIPRCTDPKTHEVFPQTSAAINQSLQHGGPGCTLATWQELTGIYIDHFMMVDFGGVVEMADAIGGVPVCVDGNVYSHDSKGHGSGLKLTKGTHSVKGVQALQWLRTRYGFEDNTDIGRAKAQHMYMNSMVRQLKKDAKLTNPGELRDLAEAATNALTVDDGLDTVKKLYDLGGDLSRVPTKRITMVTMPWQYGPGESYVMPKPGDAEATFGLLRNDTALDGKDKKKKAAPAPKPSTPKDQLKVVVQNGTNSTVNGPVSGRASALQQQLSGLGYTAAGTDSALTTQADTTVTYRDKAQRGDALALAKALGLPKDAVRESSSATGMRLVVGNDWRTGSAYPEQPGDEKGADKAPDSADALNGQDTKACMKVNPSYAF
- a CDS encoding LCP family protein, which encodes MDAQVTETPEPPRFAGWAARPAGGRGADGPGPPRIPPHRWHRRRWAALGIAGFVLAGAGTGWAVYAKLNGNIHTDSATERELRKWESERPPAGPPNAGNVLLIGSDSRSGGNVRYGHSRGQRADTTMLLHLAADRQSATAVSLPRDLMVELPHCKRPGGTETAPLPAPFNEAFAVGGPACTIRTVEKLTGIRIDHYLIIDFVGFTKMVDAVDGVEVCLPHPVHDPEAQLTLPAGRQTLHGENALGYVRARKSLGNGSDTQRMERQQRFLGALVKKVQSNGVLLNPTRLYPVLDAATSSLTTDSGLASLRELYELVRSTRRIPTDRVQFMTVPRQEYHLDPNRDELRQPDAGRLFARLHRDLPVTVTPPQNAAEEPVRTGNGSSDGRPDTPSAPAPSSGPAFPGTTAEHGVCE
- a CDS encoding LCP family protein, with translation MDAQGRGRAGDNNVDPADQWVFDPDTGNYELRLDPGQAAARSSDRTAAGRRARKRDAEVGDTDTRPLPTQRGRRDESDADGDGERPAGGRAARRAAAARTATAAEAGPAGRRKRKPKKSGKKRALHWTAGVVGFVLVAGCGAAYYIYQELDGNISKVDVGVENDAVSEGPVNLLIIGTDSRSGKGNGGYGDAGSVGHADTTILMHISKDRTNATALSIPRDMITDIPNCPTKQKDGSKKTIPAESQVRFNTSLGQEGRDPGCTWRTVEKMTGLKINHFMMADFNAVKELSTAVDGVEVCAAKDLNDPKSHLKLKAGRHTVKGEQALAFVRTRHAIGFGSDLDRIKMQQQFLSSLIRKLKSSAFSSPGKLYDVSQAATKALTVDTGIGTAGKLLDFGNDLKKVDIDKITFATVPVLDNPKDPATVILNKTAADPLFAMVRADHTLAKGKKGKGKKSAPVKKAPPEAVRVDVTNGGGPIGSAQETVDWLQNTKAAKLSTNAGNAPAKLAATRLEYAPNQADQAATLADWMGLPKSALKKSGQNAGDRQPMKLVLGKDFKAPGSPIEAPTETPDGVQNVNADDKNVCAK
- a CDS encoding sugar phosphate nucleotidyltransferase, with the translated sequence MTEAILLVGGKGTRLRPLTVHTPKPMVPAAGVPFLTHQLARARAAGVEHIVLATSYLAEVFEPYFGDGSALGLHLEYVTEQEPLGTGGAIRNVAPRLHSAPDDPVLIFNGDILTGLDIAALVGTHRTSGADVSLHLTRVEDPRAFGLVPTDDTGRVTAFLEKPQTPEEIVTDQINAGAYVFNRSVIDTIPAGRPVSVERETFPGLLADGAHLQGMVDSTYWLDLGTPQAFVRGSADLVLGRAPSPAVPGRCGDRLILETAEVATDAKLTGGTVVGPRTVIGAGAEIDGSAVLDGAVIAPGARIRDSLIGAGAHIGARTVLDGAVIGDGARIGPDNELRDGIRIWCDADIPAGAVRFSSDQ